DNA from Bacillus sp. PK3_68:
TTTAGGATAGATAATACGGACCTTATTTCCAAAACTCATAATTTGTGCTATAGCTTGATCAATGGTGTAATAATCTTTTTTTACGATGATTGTTCCATCTGGATTATTGACTGTTTCATCTTCCTGAAAGTTATCTAGTACCTGTGCCCTCATCTCCCGGCTAAATTGGAGACAAACCGTGAATGGCCTTATACCACTTCCAAGTTTATCATCTTCTTTTTCGTATATATTTTCAATCGTATATGGACGCCTGGTAAAATATTGATTTATGTTATATGTTTCAATTATCCGAGTTAATTTAAATACTCTAAGTTCATTTCGTAATAAACAATAAGCCCAAGTGTACCAATGATAATCTTTTAAAAAAACTCCCATCGGTTCAATATCTCGTTCTGTTTCATTTCCTTTATGGTCTACATAGCGAATCTTAATTACATTACAATTTTGAATTGACTTGTATATTGTTTGAATATGCTGCGAACTATTATTCGAATGTGAAATTTGTAACTGGATGTTTTTATCTTGCGTAGGTACTGAGTCAATTAAATAATTTATTTTCGAAATCAATTCATTGATATCTTCAAATCCAGTAGCCTTTTCAATGCTTTTCAACGCCCACTGTATGGAAAGTAATTCATCTAAAGTTAGATACTTTTTATCCAGTTTGAAACCATCCATTAATTCATAACCGCCTTCTTGTCCAGGAAGCGATACAATGGGAATGCCTGCACGATTAAGAGAATCGATATCTCTATATATCGTTCTCTCCGATACTTCAAAGTACCTCGATAATTCAACGGCCTTTATTCTTTTCCTATGAATCAGTAATACAATGATCCCTAATAACCGGTCGATTTTCAAGGTTCATCCTCCTGTATATCGTTTCGTAGATATTGTGCGGTTAGGGAGTTACTACTCGTTACAAAATCATGTGGTATACCTGCGAACATAATATCTCCTCCTTTTTTTCCGCCGCCAGGTCCAAGATCAATAATCCAGTCTGCTTGTTTCATTATATCTAGATTGTGTTCAATTACAATCACAGTGCTACCGTTATCAACCAAACGATTTAGGAGAGATGATAAATGTCTAACATCGGACATGTGAAGTCCAGTTGTCGGCTCGTCCAGAACATAAATGTTACCAGATCGGTGCAGCTCGCCAGCTAATTTAATTCTTTGACATTCCCCACCCGATAATGTATTTAACGGCTGACCTAATGTTATATAGTCTAATCCTACTTCTGATAATACTTTTAAAGTGGAAACCACTTCTTTCCCCCTAAAAAATTGAAGTGCCTCTAATACTGTCATGTCTAATACATCTGAAATAGATTTCCCATCTAACTTATACTGAAGAACTTCATCTTTGAACCGTTTCCCATTACATGTTTCACAAGTCGTTCTAATACTCTCAAGAAATGCAAGGTCTGTATTAATAAATCCGCTTCCTTGGCATTCGGAGCAGGCACCTGTCGAGTTAAAACTAAAAAGTGACTTACTTACTTTGTTAGCAGATGCAAAGGAATTTCGAATTGCATCCATCATACCCGTATAAGTCGCTGGAGTAGACCGAATCGAGGTGCTCACTGACTTTTGGTCGATAACAATAGCATCTGGATGCTGTTCTAAAAGTTCGTCAAAAATCAATGTACTTTTCCCTGATCCAGCTACGCCAGTGATTACAGTAAGAACACCACAAGGAATATGAACAGTAACATTCTTTAGGTTATGTTTGGAGGCTTCGACTACGGAAAGGTATCCGTTAAAATTACGGGTTTCTTTTTTAAATGATTGTTTAGTCCTCATATATCTTCCAGTTAGTGTATCAGCGTCGTATAATCCAAGAAGATTTCCTTCATAGACAATTTCACCGCCATTTGTACCTGCACCCGGTCCAACATCGACAATATGATCAGCAATTTTAATAACATCTTTGTCATGTTCAACCACTATAACAGTGTTTCCTTTGTCTCGGAGTTTTTGCAGCATCCGATTGAGTTTGTGTACATCACGGGGGTGTAATCCAGTGCTTGGTTCATCAAAAATATACATCATATCCGTTAAACTGCTATTAAGATGTCGTATCATCTTTACACGTTGTGATTCTCCCCAGACAAGGTCGATGTTTCACGATTTAGCGTAAGATAATCGATCCCCATGTCCACGAGAGATTTCAACCTTCTTGCCATATTTGAAATGATTGGTTCTACAATTGGATTCTTGATCATTTCTATTATTTTCATCAATTCACTTACTTCCATCGCTGCAAATTGAGCAATGTTATAACCATTAATTTTGCAATTTAATACTTCTTGACTTAACCGGGTTCCGTTGCATACAAAACAATCTTTTAAGGTAATAAAATTCTTAACATTATTTGATAATTGGTTGGTTTCTTTTTCTAAGTAAATACGCTTAAACCTATCTACAACCCCTTCAAAATACTTGATAGGTTCATTTTTCAAGGGCAATACGAGGTTCTGG
Protein-coding regions in this window:
- a CDS encoding YafY family protein, giving the protein MKIDRLLGIIVLLIHRKRIKAVELSRYFEVSERTIYRDIDSLNRAGIPIVSLPGQEGGYELMDGFKLDKKYLTLDELLSIQWALKSIEKATGFEDINELISKINYLIDSVPTQDKNIQLQISHSNNSSQHIQTIYKSIQNCNVIKIRYVDHKGNETERDIEPMGVFLKDYHWYTWAYCLLRNELRVFKLTRIIETYNINQYFTRRPYTIENIYEKEDDKLGSGIRPFTVCLQFSREMRAQVLDNFQEDETVNNPDGTIIVKKDYYTIDQAIAQIMSFGNKVRIIYPKELILKFIKCLDDTKKLYKDYR